TCAGTCTAAACCCTCTTTCTGGTAGCCATCGAATCATCAGGTAGCCGTCGATCCTTAGACTCCACATCATGGACCCTTGGACTCCAAGCTGTGCGTGCCCCCCGGATATGTCCTTTTCCCCGCCATATAGCGTATAGCCGTCCTGGATACTGACAGCGGACTCCCCACTAGCCTGGGCTTCGAAACCCATCAAACAGGATGTCCCTTACAGTGACACCAAAGGTGTTCAAGCGGCTTTGGACAAGTTACAGAAATTGCCTCCTTTGGTCACCACACAAGAGGTATGCCCTTCCATTCTCCCACCGCATACTAGTCTGATTGAGGATGCTGACTCAATTGATAGATCACCAActtgaagaagaacttgGAAAATGTAGCACTAGGAAAGGCCTTCGTACTCCAAGGAGGTACGGATTCGTCCAATCACTGGTTCTATGAGTTTCAGTCGCTGACCCATGAACAGGAGATTGTGCGGAGCTGTTTGACTACTGTAATCAAGACATGATCGAGGCTAAAGTTAAGCTGCTTTTGCAAATGAGCTTAGTCCTGATTTGGGGTATGTTTCCCGTCAATCTGTCCTATACCGATACTAACGTTTACAGGTGCCAATAAGCCAGTCGTCCGTATTGCGCGGATAGCAGGGCAGTTTGCCAAGTGAGTTTCCATTTTTGGCTGAGTACATCAGACAGACAAACCGTCTAACGTTATCAGGCCGCGGTCGAGTCCCATGGAAGTTGTTAATGGTGTTGAGATGCCCTCATTCCGTGGAGACAATATCAATGGATTTGAGGCCACCCTGGAATCCCGCACTCCAGACCCATCGCGGCTGGTCTCTGCATACTTCCATTCTGCCGCCACGCTCAACTACATGCGCGCATCATTAACCTCTGGTCTGGCTGATCTCCACTCCCCACTGGACTGGGGACTCGGTCATGTCATCACACCGACCATCAAGGAGAAATACGAGCGCATCGTCAACAGGGTCAAGGACGCCCTGCGGTTCATGCAGACCGTGGGGATCGACACTGACCGTGGTGTAGAAACCGTCGATATCTACACAAGTCACGAGGGTCTTCTACTTGAATACGAGCAGAGTCTAACCCGCCTTCTTAAAAATCCAGCCACTGAGACTACCCACCCTGCACAAGCCCCGGGGGCAACAACAGCCCCTGCACCCCCGCAAAGCTACTTTGCTACATCCGCCCACTTCCTCTGGATCGGAGATCGCACCCGTCAACTCGACGGCGCACATATCGAGTTCTTCCGCGGCATCGCTAACCCTATCGGCATCAAGATTGGCCCCAGCATGACCCCGGACGAGCTCGTGCGCATCCTTGACGTCGTGAACCCCACTCGCGAGATCGGCAAAGTTACACTTATCTCCCGCTATGGTGCACAGAAGATCGCCCAGCATCTTCCCGGCCACATCGCCGCCGTTCAGGCCTCCGGCCACCTGCCCGTCTGGCAATGCGATCCCATGCACGGCAACACCCAGTCCACGCCCTCCGGCGTCAAGACTCGTCATTTCACCGACATTCTCTCTGAGCTGCGTCAAGCTTTGGAAATCCACAAGGCGGCTGGCTCGTTCCTTGGCGGCATGCATCTTGAGCTGACCGGCGAGGCAGTCACGGAGTGCGTTGGTGGTGCCGGCGGTTTGACCGAGGAGAACTTGAGTGAGCGGTACACGACGTTCTGTGACCCCCGGTTGAACGAGAAGCAGGCATTGGAGTTGGCGTTCTTAGTGGCTGGATTTTACCGCGAGATGGACGAAGAGACGAATTCGATCTAATGAAGAATATGGATACTATATCTcgggtttttcttttcctttctacaaCTACTTGGAATATAAAAAGCATGAAAGCATGACATAATGACGATCGAAATACAAAGTGTCATACAAATGGACCCAAGAATTCCCACAATAGTAAACTCAACAACATCTGAACATAATCAAATATCAAGACTCAATCAAACCCCACAAACCACTCCATAGCACTGTCAATGAGCCCACGCACATCCCGATCTAACTCAGAACCCACAGCGTCCTGGGCAACATTGTTCAGTAAATTGAGCAAAGCCTGTGACATCAGATGCTCGAAATCACCGATATTCATCTCAATTGACACCCAGTgaaccttctttttctctttctttctcccacCCTCACCTTCCTCACCCCCCTTGTCCCCCTCTTTAACTGCTTCGCCACTCTGGTCTTCAACTTGACAGTCAGTCTCCATCTCtccctcatccacatccttaCTACCTTCCTTCTTATCTCCCTCACTCTCACAATCATGAACTGcaaccctccccaaaaccCTAACCCTCCACCCAACCCCCTCCCTCAAAAAACAATCCACCCCACCCCCCCTAATCCCCGCAAGTAACACTTCAACAAGATACCCCCCATCACACTTGTCATTAACCCAGCCCCGAGTCCAACACACAGGATAAAACcccctcaacctcttccCGTCCTTATCCCCATACCTCCCCAACCCAAAGATATCCCTTACATCGCTCAGAAGACTCAAATCGAAGTCCCGGTCCTCAAGGAAAGATGTATATCGTTCGAAAGGATAGAGGAGACAGTTCAGAGCGAGGCTGGTTAGGCGGTGGGTGAGGTAGAACTGGAcggtggttttgggggggTAGGTTGGGAGGCAGGTTGAGAGGTCGTTGAGgaggttgggttgggtttgggttgagGGGAGGAGGTAGGCTGTTAGGGCTTGGGTCagggttgtggttgtgaGGTTTTGAGGGAGTTGCGGATATCTTGGTGGCATTTTGGGAGGGTTATTTGgttttggaggatttgagATATGGTGCGTTGAGGATGGGTTTggaggtggatgtggaagatCTGGGTTTGGGGATGGGTTGGAGACTGTTTATATAGGGTTGGTTTGGGGTGAAGTGAATGATTGTAGTGTATCGCTATAGTGTAGCGCTATGGTGTTGCGTTCAGTGTAGGATTGTGCTCTTCTGTGCTGGGTTCTTGTTTTGATAATTGTGTGCATATAATGTTGGCACTGCGGCTATCCTGTGTAGCCTGGGATAGTCCGTGATAACAACAACTtacaaagaacaaaatgaaCAATAGAATCTCCAATTGATATCTGTACAATACAAAATAAAACTGCTAAGGGGTATGATTtaagaaacagaacaaacaacTTAATCCAGATCCAAACCAATGCACGaaacaccaaagaagtcAAACGAACAATTATTGCACCAATGGGCTCCCGATCTTGGGTTTAAAAGCAAGACTCTTCCGTCTGGCTGCCTCTAATTTCACCCGCAGCTTCTGTGACTGCTCCTCACTTGGCCCTGAGTTGGAGAAAAGTCCCTGTCGGAGCTGCTTTGGCGGACAGGTCTGCTGTACAAGTTTCGACCGTTGAGACAGGAAGAAGGGGGTTGCGGGGGACATGCCAACGGAGTCCATGTTGAAGGTGAAAGCAGGAGTTTTGGGTGTTTGGAAATATCTCGGGTCTATTCCCGGATAGCCAGCTTCGGATTTCTTGCTCCTCTTGGGGGTTGAAGGTGCATCACGGGTAGTGGACGTGGTCGAACGCGCGAAATCGGCAGCGCCCACACCAGATCGTCTGCTCCCTGCATCGGCCTTGACAAGGGTTCCGTTGACATTGCTCAGTGCGCGGGGCTCCATGCTCTTTCTGCGCTTAGCCCCTCCACGCGGAATAATTGAGCTGTCGACGGCATAGTGAGCCTCGTCAAGCCacttgttttctctttcgcaATCCAAGACCCAGCCAACACCTACGCACTTGACTAGACCCACAGCTTGCCTGACCTTCTCCATAGTCCGCACACCGCCATCCTTATAGACAACGTGAGTTATGCCGACTTTGCCTTCCCTGGTCTCTGTCTGTTCATCGGGAGACACACTCGAGCGGGGATTCCAGGACCAGTTCTTAACACATCTGGCACCCATCTGCTGTAAAAGCTCCACGAAGATTCCACTagcgtcttctccttcggTCGTATGCACGTCCACATACACGACAGCTCCTTGCAAGGCTCCAGTGGGAGGAGGCTGGTGGATGCTGCTACGCCTGCGAGAGGACTTGGCAGGGCTGGGAGAACGCGAAGGCGCCCTTTTCCGCTCAGCCTCTTGTGTCGTTTCCCGTGCCCTGGAGCTGCTTCGGGACCGGCTAGGCTGCAATTGTGGCATTGTACTATACGATAATCTCGGTGCCTTGCGAGGGGGGAGAGAATCAGTATCCTCTTGGAGAGCAAGGATAGATTTGCGAAGTCGAGGAGACGAGCGAGTGGGTGATGTGATGGAAAGAGAGCGACCTCTCTTACGGGACACCTTCAAAGGGGATACTTCCCCTTCCGGCTTCAGGGGTACCTTCGAAACCGTGTGGAATGTCTGCAAGGGGTTGGTCTTGCCCCGCACTGGCGTGGCCGGTGCGGGAAGCTGAACTtcataattttctttctcatcatccaacgcTTCTTGGATGGACGCAACTGGACGCAGTGGGCTCTCGTAAACAATCGAAACTTGTGTATCCTCATGAGCATCAGGCTGTTTGTTTTCCACAATGTCCTCATCGCTAAATATCTCGAACATAGGAAGTCCGGGAGActtctccagatcctcaaaAGCACAGCGACCCATTTCAGGCGACACAATGTCATACTCGTCCTCCGTGGCCGCAAGTTCTTCGTTTGGCTGGAGTTCATCAAGCACTGGGGATTGTGACTTGGCCGAGAGATCGGGGTAAGACACATCTTCTTGAACTGTGTTGACATTGCTAGGGCCGCTCAGATTGCCtgaaagggagaagatgcCTCGGCGTCCAGAGCGCCTCTGCTCAGTCTTCTGGGGGCTACTCGCCTTCAACTCGCTGAGTTGCTCGGCCAACAGCGTGAAGCGGGGACGTTGATgcctttccttctccggcCCAGGAGCATGATTTTGGGGCTGAGGAGAGGGCTGAGCATCTGGGACGGGGAGATCCGTCGTAGTCGTGTTATCGGCGACATCAAAGTTCACAGTTTCCACTGCCGTGTCACGGTACTCATCAGCGAAGCGAGGAGGCGCGAACGAGGCGAAATACTGTGGAACGAAATAGAAATAGTGTGGAAGCTGGGGTGTCGGTGGTTCTTCGATTTCGTAAGGAGCATATACCTCAGGGGTGATTGCGCGTGGTTGAGGAGTCGGTTCAGGTGTTTCTCTAGGCATCTGTTCATAAGGTTGTTGAGGCGTCTGTTCAGGAACCTGTTCAGGAATCTGTTCAGGAGTTTGCTCAGGAGTGTGCCTCGGCACCTCTACAGGTGTTTGTCTAGAACTCTGTGCAGATGCCAGTCTAGGTGTCCGTTCAGACACTCTTCTAGATGTCCGTCGTGGGGTCCCTCGGGGTGTACGACGAGGCGTATGTCTGAGTGTTCTACCAGGAGTATCAAATGCGACAAGCGtagcctcttcctcatcgaactCGTAATCATCGAGCATGtcgacctcttcttcgtcataCTCCAAGTTAGGACCGACGCTTTGATCACCCGCAACTTCCGGAGTCTCAGCACGATCATCTGTCTCTTCATTGCGAGGCATTTCAGAGGCGCCGGAAGGATCTTCAGTGAAGACGTCTTCAAGCCCCTCGAGCATACTTTCGCGACTTGCGAACTCTACTGGTTCCTGCAGCTCGTCGTTCTGTGAATCATCCTCAGATTTGTAGTTCTCTTCCTCATAATCATCACCCTGTTGATTTTCAAGGGtggtgatatcttcctccacaTCCGGCGCCACCGAAATTCTATCCTCGGCAGTAGCGTGCTCATCATAAATCTCAGTATCAACTAAGCTCTCCAAATATTTAGTAGGCTCATAGTCATCCTGCTCCGCGACCTCAAGACAAATTGTGTATTCATCAGGGATCTCTGGCACATAGGCTTCGAGGCGTTCCTCAAAGTCGTCCTGCTCGAAATCATCCTCCATGAGGATATTTTCGACAATCTCATTTTGGCCTTCAAAGAGCTCATAGAGGCCCATGTCGGCCCCATCGCTCTCAGCGGTGCTCTCACGATCCATGTCAACAGCATCCAGAGGCTCTTCTAGGCCGTCGTTGATATGCTCCATATCTCCTTCGTGCTCACTTGCGGTCTCTCCGCGGTTCATACCAAAATCTTCGACAGCATCTACGTGAGCTTCAACAGTATGTTCCAAGTTTTGCCCATGGCTGTCATCCTCCATCTGAGACTGCGGTGTATATGAAACGTCGTTGGATTCCTCAATAAATTCAGGCTCGGCTTCAGGTTCTGGAGTCTCAGCATCGTGTCTGCCCGCCAGGGCCTCCGTGACGAGCTCATCATCCGGCATTTCCAAGGTCTCTTCCGAGTCATACCTTTGGTAGGAACTTTCAGCAACCTTAGGGGAAGGGATCTCCAACTCATTCGGCCGGTTGGAATCAGACTCCACATGCTCAGTCATTAGGGATCTCGAGAAAAGTAGAGAGCTTTTAAACGGAGAGGCAACCTTCTTCGCAGGACTCTGGAGGAAGCTGCGTTTCAAAGGTGTTGACGATTCCTGTAAGGACGGCTGTGACAAAAACGAGGCTCCAAAAAGTCCCTTCTTAGGTGACGACTTAAGCGGGGAGTTCTGCCCAGGTGTGAAGTTCGGCTGGGAAAGAGGCTTCAGATCATCGAAACCGAGATTACCACGTCTCGGTGTCTCCAAGTTTGCCTTCCTTGGCGACGACTTTAGTGGCGAGTTGTCTGTGGGTGTAAAGTTAGGCTGAGCAATAGACTTTGGATTCTCTGACAAAGCAAGACCGCGCCGTGGGGTCTCTCTGACGCTGTAGCTaaatggagaaggaggaggtcGGCGAGCAGGGCTAGACAAGAAAGCTGCATCGCTGAAATCGACAGACTTCGGTGGTTGGAGAGTAGGCTGTCCGTTCTCGTCGACAGCTTTGGGAGGTTGGCTGGAAGTGAAATTGATTCGTTTCACTGGGGAGCTGAGTCCGGTTTGTTCTGATCCGTGTTTGTTGGGGGAGTCGACGTGTAGCTTAATCTGGTCCTTGGTGGTGCTtaattcatcatcctcaccgTCAGAGCTAGCGTACGAGGAGATTCCCTTCGCGACTTGTGTTGCCTTCTTCGGAGAAAGAGGCTTGGAAGCACCCTTTTTGGTTGCCGCCGGCTTGCGGCCTCTACCAGGAGTACCCTTTCGAGAAGGCTTCGCAGCAAGGCCAGCTGGACGTTCAGCTGGTCGCCTTCTCCCTGCGGGCGGTGGGGGTGATGGTTCGCTGAAGTCGTCTGAGTCCGACACATCCTTAAAGGtcaccgtcttcttcttcgctgggCCTCGCAAAAGATTCGATCTCATGAGTGTAGAATTGGTCGTTATCGTCAGCTCCTTAGGCCCTTGGGACGATGTATTCTCAGTGGCTAGGGTGCGGGCCTTCTTCTGagtatcagcagcagcagtggtcGACTTCGCATTCGTCGACCCCTTAGGTCTACCTCGCTGCTTTGGAGCAGCAGTCGCGGAATCTGTCTCAGTCGCCGGCTTTGTCCTCGGTCTTCCGGCCCGCTTCTTCTGTCCATCTGCGTGTGTTTCACCATCCTCGTTCTCATTCACAGTCCCTGACTTAGTGGATGTAGTAGTGGCCGGTTTCCTACCACGACCCGTAGTAGCAGTAGTCGATCCAGCGGGCCTGCCTCTGGCTTTGGTGGTCGAGGATTTCTCCGTCGTATTCATTACTCCCAGctcatcatcagtatctTCATCCGTAACATCGTCAGCTGATTTACTCATAGACGATAGATTTGTCCGGGCGGTCcgctttcttccctccgTAGCTGAAGTGGGTGCCTTTGCTTTCGTCGTCTTCGCAGCAGGCTTAGCCCCGGCCCTGCTAGTCGTAGTGGTAGTTCGTTTCGCCGTACGCGTCGCGCGTGGAGGCGACGCCGCCGCCGGAATAACCGCAGCTCGAGCCATTGTGTAGCTATATACCAACCAATCCGTCGTCGGAAAACAAGTCGTA
The sequence above is a segment of the Aspergillus oryzae RIB40 DNA, chromosome 3 genome. Coding sequences within it:
- a CDS encoding 3-deoxy-7-phosphoheptulonate synthase class II (3-deoxy-D-arabino-heptulosonate 7-phosphate (DAHP) synthase) is translated as MESDMPSWILTADSPLAWASKPIKQDVPYSDTKGVQAALDKLQKLPPLVTTQEITNLKKNLENVALGKAFVLQGGDCAELFDYCNQDMIEAKVKLLLQMSLVLIWGANKPVVRIARIAGQFAKPRSSPMEVVNGVEMPSFRGDNINGFEATLESRTPDPSRLVSAYFHSAATLNYMRASLTSGLADLHSPLDWGLGHVITPTIKEKYERIVNRVKDALRFMQTVGIDTDRGVETVDIYTSHEGLLLEYEQSLTRLLKNPATETTHPAQAPGATTAPAPPQSYFATSAHFLWIGDRTRQLDGAHIEFFRGIANPIGIKIGPSMTPDELVRILDVVNPTREIGKVTLISRYGAQKIAQHLPGHIAAVQASGHLPVWQCDPMHGNTQSTPSGVKTRHFTDILSELRQALEIHKAAGSFLGGMHLELTGEAVTECVGGAGGLTEENLSERYTTFCDPRLNEKQALELAFLVAGFYREMDEETNSI
- a CDS encoding uncharacterized protein (predicted protein) — its product is MPPRYPQLPQNLTTTTLTQALTAYLLPSTQTQPNLLNDLSTCLPTYPPKTTVQFYLTHRLTSLALNCLLYPFERYTSFLEDRDFDLSLLSDVRDIFGLGRYGDKDGKRLRGFYPVCWTRGWVNDKCDGGYLVEVLLAGIRGGGVDCFLREGVGWRVRVLGRVAVHDCESEGDKKEGSKDVDEGEMETDCQVEDQSGEAVKEGDKGGEEGEGGRKKEKKKVHWVSIEMNIGDFEHLMSQALLNLLNNVAQDAVGSELDRDVRGLIDSAMEWFVGFD
- a CDS encoding uncharacterized protein (predicted protein), with protein sequence MSVVGSLGVYDEAVLPGVSNATSVASSSSNSTDALITRNFRSLSTIICISEAPEGSSVKTSSSPSSILSRLANSTGSCSSSFCESSSDLVVISSSTSGATEILSSAVALIVILLRDLKTNCVFIRDLWHIGFEAFLKVRPMSAPSLSAVLSRSMSTASRGSSRPSLICSISPSCSLAVSPRFIPKSSTASTFNNCGVYETSLDSSINSGSASGSGVSASCLPARASVTSSSSGISKELSATLGEGISNSFGRLESDSTCSVIRDLEKSRELLNGEATFFAGLWRKLRFKGVDDSCKDGCDKNEAPKSPFLGDDLSGEFCPGVKFGWERGFRSSKPRLPRLGVSKFAFLGDDFSGELSVGVKLG